From a single Bufo bufo chromosome 9, aBufBuf1.1, whole genome shotgun sequence genomic region:
- the CAV3 gene encoding caveolin-3, translating into MAEEQSYYEDKISKDILTKEIDLVDRDPKKINEDVVKLDFEDVIAEPYGTHSFDGVWKASYATFTVTKYWCYRLLSGLIGIPLAIIWGVLFALISFCHIWAVVPCVKSYLIEIQCAGRIFSLCVRTFCDPFYEAIGKVFGAIKVTLQKQG; encoded by the exons ATGGCTGAAGAACAGTCTTACTATGAAGATAAGATCTCTAAAGACATTCTAACCAAGGAGATTGACCTGGTGGACAGAGACCCAAAGAAGATTAACGAGGATGTGGTCAAG TTGGACTTTGAAGATGTGATCGCTGAGCCGTATGGGACTCACAGCTTTGATGGCGTCTGGAAAGCCAGTTACGCCACCTTCACCGTCACCAAGTACTGGTGTTACCGGCTGCTCTCTGGCCTCATCGGCATACCCCTCGCCATAATTTGGGGCGTCCTCTTTGCTCTCATCTCCTTTTGTCACATCTGGGCGGTGGTTCCATGCGTCAAGAGCTACCTCATAGAGATCCAGTGCGCCGGTCGGATATTCTCCCTCTGCGTCCGCACCTTCTGTGACCCCTTCTATGAAGCCATAGGTAAAGTCTTCGGCGCCATCAAAGTAACTCTGCAAAAACAGGGTTGA